In a single window of the Nicotiana tomentosiformis chromosome 8, ASM39032v3, whole genome shotgun sequence genome:
- the LOC138898053 gene encoding uncharacterized protein has protein sequence MFEAKNERLHVVTNDTTLLVQEKIDLIDQLRAEMNEVKTKTKALRGRMDLLASKKKATKEELASVKDQLRVANNKADKLSRLNDELRAQLRSAISERDDLGREYSALKFKLEATSINSSEVEYKIDVEIAKARLRTKTKYVKRLSPRKTVEEIQAQDFDLSAKIEEAMRLEAEVKELYEPEVLDGSDDSGAESSSGEDQAEMP, from the coding sequence ATGTTTGAGGCTAAAAATGAGAGGTTACACGTAGTGACTAACGACACAACCTTGCTGGTCCAAGAGAAAATAGACTTGATTGACCAGCTCCGGGCCGAGATGAACGAGGTCAAGACTAAGACTAAGGCACTGAGGGGTAGGATGGACCTGCTAGCTTCGAAAAAGAAGGCTACAAAAGAGGAGCTAGCATCGGTCAAGGACCAGCTCCGGGTGGCAAATAACAAGGCTGACAAGTTGTCTCGGCTTAACGATGAACTCCGGGCACAACTGCGTTCAGCCATCTCAGAACGGGATGATCTTGGCCGGGAATACAGTGCGCTAAAGTTCAAATTAGAGGCAACCTCGATTAATTCCTCCGAGGTTGAGTATAAAATCGATGTAGAGATAGCCAAGGCCCGTTTAAGAACGAAGACCAAGTATGTAAAGCGATTGTCCCCGAGGAAGACCGTCGAGGAGATTCAAGCCCAGGATTTTGATCTATCGGCCAAGATTGAAGAGGCCATGAGGCTTGAGGCCGAGGTAAAAGAACTTTATGAGCCCGAAGTGCTCGATGGTTCCGATGATTCCGGTGCCGAGTCGAGCTCCGGTGAAGATCAGGCGGAGATGCCTTAG